The DNA segment TCCGCGCCCCTCCCTGCGAAATCTCAAACCACATCCCGCGATGTCCAAGCACAACAGCCTCAAAGCAAGCGCCACCGTCGGCGGCAAACGCTCCGTCCTCAAGCGCTTCGAGCGCGTCAAACTCCTCAAGGAGCGTGGCGAATGGAAAGCCGGCCGCAGCCCTGTCGGCCTGCCAAAGACCAAGCACGAAGGTTGATCCCTTCACGCACGGTTTTCCCGATCCGCGTGGAATCCCAGAGTGGGTTCCGCGCTTTTTTCGCTGAAAATTTCCCACTCCCATGAACGACGGCACCCGCCTCAACAAATACCTCGCCTCCTGCGGCATCGGCTCACGCCGCGCCTGTGATGAACTCATCCAGACCGGGCGGGTGGAGGTGAACGGCTCGCCGTGCCTGAACATGGGGACCCGTATCGGCCCCGGTGACCATGTGAAGCTGGACGGAAAGCGCGTGGTGCCGAATGACGTGGCCATCCTCGCCTTCCACAAGCCGCGCGGCTTCGTCTGCACCCGCGAGGACGAGCTGGGCCGGGAGACGATCTACGATTTCCTCCCTCCGACCCTGCACAGCCTGCACCACGTCGGCCGCCTTGACCGGGATTCCGAGGGGCTGCTGATCCTCACCAACGACGGTGACCTGTCCCAGCGGCTGATGCACCCGTCGAAGTCAGTCGAGAAGGAGTATCTGGTGACGTCCAACCAGGCGTTCGAGAACCACCACCTCGACCAGTTCCTGGAAGGCATCTATACCGAGGGCGGGAAACTGAAGGCGAAAGCCATCGAGCGGCTCTCCCCGCGCCGGATCAAGATCGTCCTCGACCACGGCGCGAAACGCCAGATCCGGGTCATGTTCGAGGCGCTGGGCTATCAGGTGACCAAACTGCTCCGCATCCGCATCGGCTCGCTGTGGCTGGGCGATCTGGAACCCGGCACCTACGCCTTCCTCAACTCGAAGGAAGTCGAGTTGCTGATGAAGAATCCGAAGGCCTGAGCGGCCCCACCCCCCGGGAATCCGGGCGTGAGATTTCCCGGATTTCGTTGAACTGGCGGCTTGCCCCGCGCCATGTGGATTTCTAGTTTCCGCAACGTAGATGCGAAAATACGCGTCGCTTTCCAGAGATCCCAAAATCCATGAGCAAGTCATCGAAGGTCAAACCCACGCCCGAAGTCATCCACAAGCCCTCGAAGGAATTCTCCGCCAAGGCCCGCATCCCTTCGATGGCGGCCTACAAGAAGCTCTACAAGGAGTCGATCGACAAGCCGGAGAAGTTCTGGGCCAAGGAGGCGAAGGAACTCACCTGGCAGAAACCATGGTCGAAGGTCCTGGACTGGAAGGCCCCTTTCGCCAAGTGGTTCGACGGCGGCAAGCTCAACGTCTGTGAGAACTGCGTGGACCGCCATGCTTTCGGCGCGCGCAAGAACAAGGCCGCCATCATCTGGGAGGGCGAACCCGGCGACCGCCGCGTGATCACCTACGGCCAGCTCCACAAGGAGGTCTGCCGCTTCGCCAACGTCCTCGAGAAAAACGGCATCAAGAAGAACGACCGCGTTCTCATCTACATGCCGATGGTGCCGGAGGCGGCCATCGCCATGCTGGCCTGCGCGCGCATCGGCGCGGTCCACAACGTGGTCTTCGGTGGCTTCGCCTCGGAGGCGATCCTGGACCGTCTGGAGGATTCCGGTTCCGTCGCGGTGATCACCGCGGACGGCGGCTGGCGCCGCGGCAAGGTCATCCCGCTCAAGCCCGCGGTCGATGAGGCCCTCTCCCGCTACACCGCCGCGAAGATCAAGCGCGTGATCGTGCTCAAGCGGACCGGCAACGACATCAAGATGGTTTCCGGCCGCGACTCCTGGTGGCACGAGGAGGTCACCGAGGTGTCGAACAAGCATGTCGCGAAGCCCTTCGACTCCGAGCACCCGCTCTTCGTCCTCTACACCTCCGGTTCCACCGGAAAACCGAAAGGCATCCTCCACACCTCCGGCGGCTACCTCACCGGCACCTACGCGACCTGCAAGTACATCTTCGACATGCGGGATGAGGACGTCTACTGGTGCACCGCCGATGTTGGCTGGATCACCGGCCACTCCTACATCGTCTACGGACCGCTCGCCAATGGCGCGACCCAGGTGATGTATGAAGGCGCGCCGAACGAGCCGGACTTCGGCCGCTTCTGGAAGATGATCGAGGAATACGGCGTGACCATCTTCTACACCGCGCCCACCGCCATCCGCGCCTTCATCAAGGCGGGCGATCATTTCCCGGCCGGCTACGACCTTTCCTCCCTCCGCCTGCTCGGCTCCGTCGGGGAACCGATCAATCCCGAGGCCTGGAACTGGTACCACAAGCACATCGGCGGCGGGCGCTGCCCGATCGTCGATACCTGGTGGCAGACGGAAACCGGCGCGATCCTCATCTCACCGATCCCCGGTGCGACGCCCTGCAAGCCAGGCACCGCCACCCATCCGTTCTTCGGCATCGACGCCGCCATCCTCGATGACGCCGGCAAGGAGTGCAAACCGAACGAGGACGGCCGCCTGGTCATCCGCAAGCCATGGCCGTCCATGACCCGCACGATCTACGGCGACAAGGCGCGCTTCAAGAAGACCTACTTCTCCGACTACCCCGGCCTCTACACCGCGGGTGACGGCGCCCGCAGGGACAAAGACGGCAACTTCTGGATCATCGGCCGTCTCGACGACGTACTGAACGTCTCCGGCCACCGTCTCGGCACGGCGGAGATCGAGAGCGCGCTGGTCGCCCACCCTGCGGTGGCGGAGGCAGCCGTCGTCGGCCGCCCGGATGACATGAAAGGCCAGGCCGTCGCCGCGTTCGTCACCCTCAAGAGCGGCTTCCAGGAGTCGGAGCACCTCATCATCGAGCTGCGCAACCACGTCGGCAAACTCATCGGCGCCATCGCCAAACCGGACGACATCTATTGCACCCCCGGCTTGCCGAAAACCCGTTCCGGCAAGATCATGCGCCGCCTGCTGAAGGAACTGGTCACCAAGGGAGAGATCAGCGGCAACATCACCACCCTGGAGGACTACAACGTCATCACCGCACTCCAGGAGAAGGTGAAGAAAAAATAGGTTCCAGCCCATCTTCATGACGCCCACACGCTATTTCCTCTCACGCATCGCCCACACGCTGGGCATCCACCGGCGCAACCAGCGCATGAGCGATGCCGCGAGTGAGACCCATCTGCTGCGTGATGCGGAGGCTTACCTTGGAGCGATGGTCTGGAGGAAGGTGGAGGACATCGAATCCCTTTCCTCCAGCTACTGGAACCTGCGGAAGCTTTCCCAGGAGCAGGAAGCGATCTCCACCGGGATCGCCTCCTGCCAGGAGAAGCTGAACAAGGCCCATGAAGACCGTGCCGCGTTGCTCAACACCGTCTCCGAACCCGAGCAAAAGCTCCTCACGGAGAAGGCAGGGATCGTGGCGGAACTCGGCACGCTTTCCACCAGACGGGACGAGATCGTGGCTGCCGCCAAGGAGATCCGGAAGTCCTACGAAGGCCTGAAGGTGAAGTCCGAAGTGCTGGCCAACCAGACCGGCGACACCAAACCGGCCGCCGCCGAGATCGACAAGCTCAACACCTCCCTCAGCCAACTGAAGGAACGTTTCACCTCATTGAAAGAGGAGCGGACACGGATCAGCGAGGACATCATCAAGGGAGACCAGAGAATCAACGAGCTGGCTGAGAAGATCCAATCCTTCAGGAAATCCCAGCATGACAACGCCTCGAAGGCGATCCAGTCCATCGGTGACGCGAACAAGGACATTTCCTCTCTGCGGGCGGAGTATGGCATCCTGGACACCAGGATGTCCCAGCTCCACGCGGAGATCGGCAAACACGTGAGCCGCAATGCATACGGTGACCCGGCCTGTGCGGAAGCGGTGAAGGATCACCGGGGGCTCGTTGATGTGATGCAGGCATTGAGGAAATCCATCACCCTCAACTATCGCCTGGCGGATATGTAAGGAGCGGAGGGATGATGCGTGATCGGCTCCGTGTTCCGCTTCAAGCCGTGGTAAGGAGGGCGGACATTGCGGTCAATGGGTGTGATCGGCACGCTGCTCGGCCTCATCAAGGCGCTTGAAGCCACGCTGCGCCTCACGCAGGGAGATGGTCCGGCTCTTGTCCCGGTCATAGAAATCAATAATCTCCGAAGGAGGATGGCCGGTGGATTTCTGGGCAGCCACCAGTTCGCCGGAATCCAGCTCACCGTCACCATTCAAGTCATACCGGTCGAACTTCTCCAGCAGACCGATCATCTGCTTCTCAACCTTGGTTTCAGGAACGATGGGCCCTGGTCCGGAACATGCGGCAATCAGCGGGAGAACAAGGAGAGGTGCGAACTTCATGCAGGAATGAAGTTGGCGTATGCCACAGCGCCGGGCAAGCTCCGAAGCATTCCATGCAAGTCCGGATCATCGCCGCGGGCAAACCCGCCCTCGCCTTCGCCAAAGCCGGGGTTGAAGAGTACCTGAAGCGCCTTTCCCGCTTCGGAAGCCATGAGCTGGTGATCATCAAGGCAGGCTCCCAGGATGATGTCTCTTCCCGCCTGCTGGAGCGCTCGGAAGGCTCATTCAGGATCGGACTGGACGAACGCGGAAAAGCCCTGGCAACCCGCGCCTTCCACCAGCAACTGGAGACATTGGAACTCCGCGGGGACGTGAAATCCGTCTCCTTCCTGATCGGCGCGGCGGACGGACACAATGAAACCCTGCGGAAGAGCTGTGATCTGCTGATCTCCGTCTCTCCGTTCACCCTGCAGCACGAGCTGGCCCTGGTGATCCTGCTGGAGCAGCTCTACCGGGTCGCCTCACTGAAGGCGGGCATGCCCTATCACAGGGATTGAGCGGAACTCCGCGCGCCTCAACGGCGGTAGCGGTTCTGCTCCATCATCCCGAACTGTCCCTGGCCTTGTCCGGCGACCGGGGTGTTCCATGGAATCTGGCTGCTCTGGCTGCCTGGAGGCGGAGTGGGCTTCTTCTCCACTTCCTTGAGGCAGGAAACCAACCCGAGCGAGGAGGCTGCAACGGCAAGTGTGATGATGACACGCATGGACAGAGCGTAAAAAAAGCTCCGCGGCTGGCAAGCCTGCGGAGCTTTTAAAATTCAGACGGCCTGGCTTCAGTTGGCGGCAGGCTGGGCGACGATCACCCGGTCACCCGGCTGGATGCGCACGCCGGGAGCGAGGCTTTCAAGCTCGATGTCGGCGATGGTCTGGGTGGCTTCGATCGAGGTGGGCTTCACACGGCCGATGAACTGGCCGTCGCGCTTCACCAGCAGGCTGGTCTGCGGGGTGAATCCGGAGTTCGAACCGGCACCGATGACGAGGAATCCCCAGTCCTGGTTGACGGCGGTCACCACGGCTTCCATCGCGTTGCGGCTGATGCGGACGCTGCTTTCCACGGCACGGTCGCTGAGGCGCTTGGACTCCCCGCGGGTGGAGGTGATCTTCTTCTGCGCGCCGTCGATGAGGGCGGTCAGCTCCTCCATGCGGGCCTTCTTCGTTTTGACGTTGGCTTCGATCTTGGCGACTTCATCACCAATGTTGTCGATGTTGACGTTGGTGCCGATGTCCTTGAGCAGCTTGTTGAGCTCATCCACCGCCTTGTTGAGGTCGGCGAGTTCCTGCTGCTGGGTGGCGAGGGTGGTGTCGATCCCGGCGATGTCACGCTTGATGGAGCTTTCGGAAGCCTTCAGGGCCGCCAGGGCGCTGTTGACGTCCTCACGCTTCTTGTTGGCGTCGGTCAGGGCCGTGCGCTCGTTGTCGCGCTCCTTCTCGGTCGCGGTGGCTTCGGCGCGGACCTTCTCCTCTTCCGCTTTCTTTTCGAGGCGGATGCTTTGCTGGTCGGCGAATTTCTGGGACTGGGCGAAGGAGAAAAACGCGGCGGCGCCAGCGGCCAGAATCAATAGAACGTTAGAGACAACTTTCATCGGGGTTCTTTGGAGAGTTTTTTTGGAAAAAGGGTTTTTTCGTCGATTCAGTTGGAAGGAGCCGGGACCGTTCCCTTGGAAGCGGCGCCAGGCGTCGCAGGCGGCGTCACCTTGGCACCCGGCACCACCAGATCACCGGGAGAAAGGGTGACATCCTCCTTCATGGTGTCAGGAATGATGCTCGCGGAGGAGGTGTTGCGCTCGACAGCGGTCACCAGGAGTTTGGCGATGACCTCGTCATCACGGACAACGTCGAGGGTGGAGTTGGTGATGACACCGGCGGTGTTGCCGGAGGAAAGGGTCACGAAGCCCCAGTTCGGATAAACCGCGCTGACGCGTGTGCGGAGGTTCGGGAAGGACTCACCCTTGGAACGGAGTTCGACCTGCTTGCGCTGCTCTGCGACCTGTCCTTCAACCCGGGTGTTCTCAGCGGTGAGGTTGGCCAGCTTCGCTTCGGAGGTGGCGACGGCGTCGTCGAGTTCCTTGGACTCGTTGATCATGGTGCCGAGCTTGCTGGCGAGGTCACGGATGTTGCCGAGGGAGTCGGTCTTCTCACGGGCCTGGTCGAGCTTCGCCTTGTTGCCTTCAGCTTCCGCGGCCTTGGTTTCCTTGGCCTTGGTCAGTTCCTCGTTGGCCTTCTGCTGCTCGTCGCGCTGGGCTTCGACTTTGGGAATTTCAGCAAGAACGGCTTCTTTCTCAGCCTTGGTTTCATCCCGATCCTTGATGGCGGCATTTTTGCGTGCCTCCGTCTTCGCAAGGGCCGCCTCGGCCGCCTGCCGGTTCTCGATTTCAACTTTGTAGGCGTTCTTGTTTTTCAGACCGATAAAGGCGGCGATCGCCAACGTAACGAGTGTGAGGGTTCCGAAGATTTTGGACATGGGGTTTTATTGTGAAACTTTGGATTCCGCGTGTGGGCAAAACATTAGGAGTTCCCTTTTCCCCACGGCAATCCAAATTTCCGCGTGCCGCGGCAATAATTTAGCGCGGATTCACAAAGTAATCACATCAGACAGCCCACCCCGCCGTCTTCCATGCAGTCCATTTTCCGTGTTTTCCTCTACCTCCGGAACTATCCGGTCCTTGCATCCGCCCAGCTTTTTTGTGCGGTGGGGATGACCGCCGCGGTTTTCGTGTTCCCGAAAGCGACCGGCTATGTGGTGGACCACATCATTCCGGATGCTTCGCGGCATGGTGAATTTTTGTTTTGGATCTGCGTCGCGCTCTCCGGCTTCCTCGCCCGGGAAGGGCTGAATGCATTGCGCATTCTCCTGAACAATGTGTTCGAGCAGAAGGTCATCTACGACATCCGGTCGGACCTTTATGAAAAGATCCAACGCCTGCCCCTCCAGTGGTTCGACACCCGGCGGACGGGCGACATCATGACCCGCGTGGTGGAGGACGTGACGAACATGGAGCGGGTCCTCATCGACGGCATCGAGCAGGGCCTCATCGCCCTGCTGCAGGTGGTGGGAATCGGCGTGGTGCTTTTCATCCTCAACCCCGGGGTCGCGGCGTGGGCCACCCTGCCGGTGCCGCTGCTCGCCGTGGGAGCCTGGATTTACTCGACGCAGGGCCGCGACCGCTACCGCAACCAGCGGGATGCGGCATCCGACCTCAACGCCCTGCTGCACGACAACATTTCCGGCGTCCGCCAGATCAAGGCGTATGCCGCGGAGCGGGAGGAGCATGCCCGGTTCAACCACTACTCGGACGCACTCCGCACCGCCTCCCTGCGGATGATGAAATGGTGGGCCATCTACTCGCCGGGCATGTCCTTCGTACGGATGACGGGCTATGTCCTGGTGCTGGCGTTCGGCGGCGCGAAGGTGATGGACGGAACCATGACCATCGGAGCGTTCACCCAGTTCCTGCTCTACCTCTCGCTGTTCTATGAGCCGATCGGCCAGCTCAACAACCTGACCCAGATGCTGCTCTCCGGCCGCGCCGCCGCCGATCGCGTCTTTGAGATCCTCGACTCCGGGGATGAGCCGAACTCCACCGATGGGGATGAGCTGCCCGCACACATCCGGGGCACCGTGAGGTTCGAGGGTGTTTCCTTCGCCTACCAGGAACAACCGACGCTCCACAGCGTGGATCTGCTGGCATCCGCCGGACAGACCGTCGCCCTGGTGGGGGCCACCGGCGCGGGGAAGACCACCGTCCTTTCGCTGCTCGCACGTTTCTACGAGACCACCGCCGGCAGGATCACCATCGACGGCGTCGATATCTCCACCCTGGCGAAGTCCAGCCTGCGGGACCGGCTGTCCTACGTGACCCAGGAACCC comes from the Luteolibacter sp. SL250 genome and includes:
- a CDS encoding small basic protein → MSKHNSLKASATVGGKRSVLKRFERVKLLKERGEWKAGRSPVGLPKTKHEG
- a CDS encoding ABC transporter ATP-binding protein; the protein is MQSIFRVFLYLRNYPVLASAQLFCAVGMTAAVFVFPKATGYVVDHIIPDASRHGEFLFWICVALSGFLAREGLNALRILLNNVFEQKVIYDIRSDLYEKIQRLPLQWFDTRRTGDIMTRVVEDVTNMERVLIDGIEQGLIALLQVVGIGVVLFILNPGVAAWATLPVPLLAVGAWIYSTQGRDRYRNQRDAASDLNALLHDNISGVRQIKAYAAEREEHARFNHYSDALRTASLRMMKWWAIYSPGMSFVRMTGYVLVLAFGGAKVMDGTMTIGAFTQFLLYLSLFYEPIGQLNNLTQMLLSGRAAADRVFEILDSGDEPNSTDGDELPAHIRGTVRFEGVSFAYQEQPTLHSVDLLASAGQTVALVGATGAGKTTVLSLLARFYETTAGRITIDGVDISTLAKSSLRDRLSYVTQEPFLFNGTVRENLLLAKRDATEAELWEALEAAHAAPFVKGLPELLDTNVGERGVKLSGGEKQRLSIARALLKNAPILLLDEATASVDSETERLIQDALDRLMENRTAFVIAHRLSTIQNADRIYVLEKGNVIEEGTHDELLAREGKYAALCRKSFLPGGPMF
- a CDS encoding pseudouridine synthase; this translates as MNDGTRLNKYLASCGIGSRRACDELIQTGRVEVNGSPCLNMGTRIGPGDHVKLDGKRVVPNDVAILAFHKPRGFVCTREDELGRETIYDFLPPTLHSLHHVGRLDRDSEGLLILTNDGDLSQRLMHPSKSVEKEYLVTSNQAFENHHLDQFLEGIYTEGGKLKAKAIERLSPRRIKIVLDHGAKRQIRVMFEALGYQVTKLLRIRIGSLWLGDLEPGTYAFLNSKEVELLMKNPKA
- the acs gene encoding acetate--CoA ligase — its product is MSKSSKVKPTPEVIHKPSKEFSAKARIPSMAAYKKLYKESIDKPEKFWAKEAKELTWQKPWSKVLDWKAPFAKWFDGGKLNVCENCVDRHAFGARKNKAAIIWEGEPGDRRVITYGQLHKEVCRFANVLEKNGIKKNDRVLIYMPMVPEAAIAMLACARIGAVHNVVFGGFASEAILDRLEDSGSVAVITADGGWRRGKVIPLKPAVDEALSRYTAAKIKRVIVLKRTGNDIKMVSGRDSWWHEEVTEVSNKHVAKPFDSEHPLFVLYTSGSTGKPKGILHTSGGYLTGTYATCKYIFDMRDEDVYWCTADVGWITGHSYIVYGPLANGATQVMYEGAPNEPDFGRFWKMIEEYGVTIFYTAPTAIRAFIKAGDHFPAGYDLSSLRLLGSVGEPINPEAWNWYHKHIGGGRCPIVDTWWQTETGAILISPIPGATPCKPGTATHPFFGIDAAILDDAGKECKPNEDGRLVIRKPWPSMTRTIYGDKARFKKTYFSDYPGLYTAGDGARRDKDGNFWIIGRLDDVLNVSGHRLGTAEIESALVAHPAVAEAAVVGRPDDMKGQAVAAFVTLKSGFQESEHLIIELRNHVGKLIGAIAKPDDIYCTPGLPKTRSGKIMRRLLKELVTKGEISGNITTLEDYNVITALQEKVKKK
- a CDS encoding EF-hand domain-containing protein, which produces MKFAPLLVLPLIAACSGPGPIVPETKVEKQMIGLLEKFDRYDLNGDGELDSGELVAAQKSTGHPPSEIIDFYDRDKSRTISLREAQRGFKRLDEAEQRADHTH
- a CDS encoding 23S rRNA (pseudouridine(1915)-N(3))-methyltransferase RlmH: MQVRIIAAGKPALAFAKAGVEEYLKRLSRFGSHELVIIKAGSQDDVSSRLLERSEGSFRIGLDERGKALATRAFHQQLETLELRGDVKSVSFLIGAADGHNETLRKSCDLLISVSPFTLQHELALVILLEQLYRVASLKAGMPYHRD